taattaaataaaaaaatatggctTCCATTaagttatgtttttgttttgtcgTCTTCTTTATTTGATAAAGTGGATGGATTGAACTTCCTTAGCTGCTAAGACATGGAATGGAAGTGTAGTCTAGAATAGAAAACAGTGTGGAGGCAGTGAGTGTGTGCATGATTTTGTGGTCCGTGACAAACGGGCACGTCGGTGTTTATGCCATGTTCAATGGATCTTTATTGACACCTGTGTCTGTGTTTGGTAGTGCCCCCTTTCTAATTAccacttctttcttcttcttttttgaagCTTCTAATTACCATTTCAGCCTCCTCTCTCCATTCCTTTTTCCCATTATAAatctcaattataaaaaattaataaatttctttaagATATTAACCAgacaattaaaaatgttttttttataaaaatattattaaaatttattttcatgattttcaatacaattttattatagtttttattcaaaatatttattaaattttaatcaacatTTCTAGGTACTAATTAGCAAAAATCTTAACttctaaaaaaaagaagcaaaacacTTTACTTTTTTAAAGAAATCACCCGTAATTAATATTCGGATATACTATTTTGAATCATGttaaatgaatatttgttgtatagtttaaattttttaagagcttttttttataacttataatttttttaacaactcTCATAAAATGTTAAtcaaaatttacttattattatccTTTTCTTCACCTTTCCCATTTACATACTAAGTATGTATAAAGATATGaagttaatttcatttttctttcgcCCTTTATATGTTTGGTCTGTACAAAGATATTTGTTAGCAGATTTtcagaagaaagagaaaattacTTGTTAGCCAACAATTTCAGGCTATTCTATTTCGaagtagaaaaaattattagagtGGGTACAAATACTCTAATAAATCCCTTTTCATACACACTATCAAAAATGGAATTTAAGCAATTAAGCCTGTACCCACATGTTTAAGATATTTAGTTAGTTGTCAAATATGTCAACTTTTGTTGGGTCTTTTGCCCTTTATATCTGCAAGCTTGTGATAGATGTAACCTTTTTTTAATGCATAaatgtttaagaaaaaagataatattgattaagagattaataaataaaatttttgttgtgtattcATACGTAACGAATGGCGATCCCATTATGTATTTGGGTTTAAGTACTCAACGAAAATGCAAATTGGGTGCAATTTGTATCATAATTAGtttgaatatttgaattaaaatttgaatgaatGACTACACAAGTTACCCTTTTAATTGTAGTtgaattttgtcaaaaaaaaaatatagtcaaattaattatgatactaATTTGATTATGGTTGTAACTTATAAACGATAACTCatgtcataattaattcaaattcaataaaaaaaggtaGACTATATGATACTTTATTTGACTATTAGTAAAATCGGTAAATtgtatcttaattattttaattttaacttaaaaagataatttatatcatcaataatttaattactataaaaaaattcaccaaCATTAAGAATTaactgcaaaaaaaattataaaagtttaaCGTGACAAAAACGTGCTTTCCATTGTGTTAATGGGTGTAAACTCAATACATAATCAAAATGACCCATTAACAcacaaaaatgtgtttttgttgTGTATGGAGTTGCACActttaacacaacaaaaattgTTGTGTATTTTGCTTGACAAAAACGCATTTTAGTTAGGAGTATTATCAATAATTGTAAAatccaaacaaagaattagatggGATAACATAAAATGAGGTAAGAATAGGAGTTTCAGATTACTTTTCACTATGACTAATCCGGCGGATGGATTGGTCTAGTTCAAGCCCAAAAAGACCGACCTACATAAGCTACTAGTTATATTTTGAGTGATGCTAGATACATTTAACATTATTACTGATGCACTCAACATTTTAagtgaatgaataaaaatatcctTTACTTGAGTTGATCCCACATGAGttatacggatcaagttgatgcATGAGTCATATGCATCAAATTGATCCATATGACTCATACGGATTAACATGATCCATATGACTCATactacggatcaacttgatccgtagtATGAGTCAtatagatcaagttgatccgtatgactCATACGAGCTATTTTCATTTAAGTGGCACAAACtagaatttaacttttttttaaaataatttttgcttgATTATATGATTCTTTCATCATGTTTGTCAAGTTGATTATCCTTCATATTAAGAGTTGTTTCTTTTAATACCAAGATCatggaatattttttatatgattaaaaaatatgatttttttaagagcCAAgacaattaacaataaaaatttataatagataaaaaagcATTAGATTAGGACGGATTTCTGAAATAAATTGCGTGCAAAATTGTTAACTACACTTATAGTAAAGAGTCAAATAGTACATGACTTGAGCACGTGCGAATCAACAttacataaaaggaaaagagtttGATGATCCAACTTCCAAGCATCTAAAAGACacactaaaaaaaaagcatctAAAAGACTGCTAGGATCCGTCACTAAAAAAGGAAAGTGTTTAGAGAAGTTGCATTTCATTAAAGTTCATCTTTTCCTTTACTAATTTGTTTTCTTCGTTTTTAACACATTCAATTTTTgtcatgatatttatttttggattgaTTGTTTATCACAATATATTAAAGTCGACATTATCAGAAgatgtttcattttcttttgatttgccTTCCTCTTTGTTACTTCTTCtttacaatatatattattttaaattaatgaccataaagttttaaaaaatctacTATTTTGATCGTCAAAAATTTCATTCTCAATTGTTAGATATATTTATGCATATTATAGTACTATTATATTCACTTCTTAATACATGTTAATATATGTTGGTGTGATTAATTAGGATATtgtaattcaatttaaattgttcaaatctaATAACTGATTGATAAATATGTCAGTTGTAAGACCGGAATGATTTGAATtacaatatatttatcaaatataaattaacaaataaaattatttaaagggaaatttgaaaattaaataatgaggTAAACAAGAGACAAGGCCAAATTTCATATTCTTTTCTATCAAGTTAAATAATAAACGACATAAGGCTGAGTTTTACAACCCAAACATTgacttatttcatttattttttaacctttttaatttgaaaataacctTTATTACACTCCTAAAATCATGTTCCtctctgtttttaatttttaaagtgtaTACATTATATAAAGGTATGAAAAACATGCCTTTTCATTCAGCATTCACCACGAATCCTCGTTTCTTTGGTCCAACCTGGCAATACATCACATTTAAGATCATTTCATGGAATAAAAGTACGTAATTTGGAGGCTATTTAATTTAGGGTaaagtttacatatttttttattgttaaattttcaaattaaataataagacATATTTAGggatcaaaaaaataataagacgtattaatttttattttaacctaGTAGCATATTATGTCAAGGATAACATATATGTAACTCgattaagataaaatattcataatatattacttggtttaaaattttgacgacaaaattataagtttttagtttcaactttatcttttaatttaacaaatattttatttttgaatctaatgataaatatttaaccCACTTTAAacagaataaataaaattataaaaagggaaaaccttttttttttattatcaaatttaacgAGCTATATTTCCAAATCTATCGTTCCATGTAGTATATTTTTTGGTAATGGCTCCATCATTCCATGTATGTACTGATAAATGACTACAATATGTAGTAAGTATTGAAGTTTGTAATAAAGCAGTGTTTAATTATTCCAAGAAGTTCTGAATTCTGAAGGTTCACCTAAACTGAAGCCGCATAAGTAGTTAGGACAATAAACATGATCCACCAACAACAAAAGTATGCCATGGACGACGACTTCTCTTTATTGAAGGTCCAATGGGGTTGTTTAGGTAGTTAGGCgattaaaagaaagaaacactGTTTTTTTCGCCAAAGCCATTGGTTACATAAACGCAATTCAGGACAATAAACACAATGACGGACTTCCCAAACCAAACGTTAAAcaatacttgttttattttattttaatttactcttCTTTTCCATTAGTTCTTTCTTCCACTGATAATCCAAAGTTCCCTCCCTTACTTTAAATCAGCAAACATCTCAAGAGAGTGTGTGTGAGAGATGGCAAGCATTGCTGGTACATGTCCTTTAGGAGCATTGCTCAGAAACATCTCAGAAAACAATGGGAAGATATCTGTCGTTCATTATGAGGGGCTTAGATTGCAGCAGAGACTACAAATGCATTCGCCAAGTCACTACATTTCAGCTTCTTCATGTAAGAGCCATTACTCTTTCCTATTGGTACTTGTACTTTTGCTTAATTGTATATGAAAGGAAAACCTTGATGACTAGTAAGGGCATGTTTGTATTGAAAATGTAAACGTGGTAGTGTGAATTCCAATGTCCTTGAAAATGTATATTGGAGAGAACTAATTACTTGAATGATTAATTGCTAAAATTTATCTCAATTTCACTTCATGTGATGTTGATGTAgacgtatatttttttatcaataaatattaattgctAATTTTTGTTAGTGGGAATTCGAATCCACCACCTAGGGATGTAAGTGATCCGGGTTGAattgaaatttgtttatttttcaatttaattcaattaaatttaattgggtTAGATTAGATTgtgtatatcttttttattttgtcattctaatcattaaaaaatcatGACCTTttaagttttagaaaaaaattaaagaaattctcaaattcaaaaatagtaaagatatttttaaaaattaatattcataataatttatactatacatatgataaactaaaaaaaaatgataaatatatactcacaaaataaaatggtcacctaattcaattttaattaggttcaataaactaaaatcaatctAATCTAGTAGCTCAATTCAACCCATAAAAATCTAATTGGGTTGGATTAGATTGGATGGATTCACCGATTGGATCTGATCCACTTACATCCCTATTGCCACCTCTCCTCCctttccttctcccttcaccGTTAGGCCAACCCTACGTCTCCTTGCCGTGTATGTTGTGTTTGTATGTTAGGGACTGCCAATAAATTAGATTCTCAAATGCAGATCGTGAATTAGAAGAGTTTtctgttttctctttttgttggaTAGGTAAACATAGTGTATCTAAgattaatatttcatttatcATGTTAGCCACAGACTGTTTAAACGgtgtagtctttttttttttttaatgtctatTTCTTCTGCTTTGAATGTGAGCTATTCTACATCCTATTACCAATCTCATCCTACCCATAGTACTAACAGGTTTTGGAACTTCTTATAGAACTAATAATCAACAATTCTGTAATACTGATCAATTAGGTGAGCCTAGCAACTCGCCCATGTTGGCCTTTGTTCACGCTCTATAGGAAGTAGTACTTCTATTGATTGCCATACCAATATTCGGAAGGATAAAGTAAGTAATGATGATTATTGTGAAAAAATCTAACAGTTGGTGTTCTAATgtatttatgatttatgttaTGTATgtaaacataatattaaatcAATGTTGACAGTGATTACTTATTTTAGCTTCTAAAGGGAATTGTTTGCTCTAGATGAGTCAAATCCCAATATTCCATGGGTAACCGTAAATATCAGGACTTAAACtagaatgtaaacataatattaaatcAATGTTGACAGTGATTCTAAAGGGAATTGTGGATTGAAGCTTTCACCCTTGCACTTGCAGCAGCTCCAAGATGCAGAACAATCAAGGTCATGGCTTCACCAACTGTTGCAgcaccaaagagagaaaaggatCCAAAAAAGCGAGTAGTAATAACAGGAATGGGTCTTGTGTCTGTCTTTGGTAGTGACATTGATGGCTTTTACAACAAGCTTCTTGAGGGAGAAAGTGGGATAAGCCTAATAGATAGGTTTGATGCCTCAAACTTCCCGGTCCGTTTTGGAGGTCAGATACGTGATTTCTCTTCAGAAGGCTACATTGATGGCAAGAATGACCGGCGCCTTGACGATTGCTGGAGGTATTGCATTGTTGCAGGCAAGAGGGCCCTTGATGATGCCAACCTTGGACAGCAAGTCCTGGACACTGTAAGTGACAGAATTTTTTGAAGCTGCATTTGTAGTTGCCTAACTAATGAAGAAAATTCTGATtgtatcaatttaattaatttgattgtatttaaattcttaggttCACTAACCATATCAGTAGTGACTGATTTGTTGTAAGGACAAATCTAGATACAGTTTCAAAGGTGttgtttgtgttgtttttcCGATTAGAATTGGAGTTTTACCTTAGTAATTCACATAATAAAGGTTTGCATTAGAAGATTCGATAGATTATTGAGGTGAAACTCcaattttaattgaagaaaaGTACAAACAACACCTAAAGAAAGAACAGTATATAAGTTTTGTCCATGTTGTAATCATTAGAACAATGATTTAATAAGGAGGATTGATACGGAATTATACATTCATTATGTTTCTAGCAGATGGACAAAACAAGAATAGGAGTTCTGGTGGGATCAGGAATGGGAGGTATAACGGCTTTCTCTACTGGTGTGGAAGCTCTTGTACAGAAGGGGTATAAGAAAATTACTCCATTTTTCATTCCCTACTCCATCACCAACATGGGTTCTGCCTTGTTGGCCATAGACACAGGCCTAATGGGTCCCAATTATTCCATTTCCACTGCTTGTGCAACGGCGAATTACTGCTTTTGTTCGGCTGCTAATCACATTAGAAAAGGTGAAGCAGATATCATGGTGGTTGGTGGAACTGAGGCTGCAATCATGCCTAGTGGTCTTGGAGGCTTCATTGCTTGCAGGGCTTTGTCTCACAGGAATGAAGGCCCCAAGAAGGCTTCAAGACCATGGGACAAAGATCGTGATGGTTTTGTGATGGGTGAAGGCTCTGGTGTGCTGGTAGAACCTTGAacccaaaattttcttttacacCATATGCATCTTTTGCTAGCAATTCTAAAGCAATATGGCTTaacaagtttttgttttaacttaCTTTTGTTCACCTAATGACAACTTGATTCTCTATcaccggaaaaaaaaaaaaggtaatggAGAGCTTGGAGAGTGCAACAAAAAGGGGAGCCAGAATAATAGCAGAATATTTGGGGGGTGCCATAACATGTGATGATCATCACATGACTGATCCAAGAGCTGATGGGCTTGGAGTTTCATCTTGCATAAGCAAGAGTTTAGAAGATGCTGGAGTTTCCCCTGAAGAGGTAAGAAATAGAGAGTATTACCAAGTAACCAGTATCAGAACTgaactgatatatatatatatatatatatatatatatatatatatatatatatatactccttTAAAAACAATTCAGATTCTTACGTTCAATTGTTTATGTAAAATTGATGAATTCTAATTGGCTTGGCTAACCTCTAAACTGTACAGGTAAACTATGTGAATGCTCATGCCACATCAACACTGGCTGGTGACTTGGCTGAGGTTAATGcaattaaaaaggtttttaagGACACGTCAGAATTGAAAATGAATGCAACTAAggtaagaaacattttttttagttttaaatactTCAGAATCTTAACAGCGTTCTTCTGTCAACCTTGAAGTTatcattatattttcttatcgtTTCAGTCAATGATTGGTCATGGTCTTGGGGCTGCTGGTGGTTTGGAAGCCATAGCAACAATCAAAGCCATAACAACTGGCTGGTTGCATCCAACCATTAACCAAGATGTAACGTCCTGAACTAGAAATTCATCTTAACCTATTAATCAAATGTTAAACTTTGTAACTTTTGTTGATTCCCACAACATTTTAATATTAAGCGTCTAAGTTTCTCACTTTTCCACAGAACTTGGAGGCTAGTGTTACCATTGACACTGTCCCTAACGTTAAGAAGAAGCACGAAGTGAATGTTGGTATGTATTATCTCTTCAATCGAATAGAGgtaataatgtaaaattcatCGTTTCTGATCTTTAGTGTAATCCCTGCAGGTATATCCAACTCATTTGGATTCGGTGGACACAATTCAGTAGTTGTCTTTGCCCCATTCAGGCCATAAGTAGAATTCAAACTCAACCTGAGTATTTCTTttactttgtctttttttttttctttacacatTTTGAGAACCAGTGATTTTTGGACACAAATTCATAGGACTATATGAGTTATGGATGGAAAATAGTTGTTTCGTATGTATTGAAATCATATACCCAGATCGTGTGGTCTAATGTAATGAGCCCTGAAGACTGAagtcaataaaatataattttcagtaATTGTGTTGAATACTGTCCTTTGCTAAAGTTACATTACGAATGAGAATTCAATCTGGTTAGTGTGCTTAAGAGGTAGTTTTGTTTTTCGTGAATCTGATCTTCAAGAGAATGCCGACACCCTACCATTTGCTTTTTGTAAATTCAGATCTCACACAAAAATTGGACAAACTTTTAACAGTCTAATTTCAAGTCCATTCTAGACATATCACCTTTGCCCATCATTTGGAACAATTGGCCATGGGGTGCAATACAATACTAcacgaaaaaaaaatcaatcattaatatattcattttaaattggAAAAATTCCATTTGTACAATAATAacgtacaattttttttcttacaattaagacagaataagaagaaataatatgagataaataatataaattagagaaatagagaaaaaaatgtgttatggAAAAGCCTTTTAGAAGATTTGTATAGGAAATAGTTCATTTTGTGTCAGAATTAGTAATCTAACTCTTTTCTTTGAATATCGTAAATTATTTCGTGTTTGACTATGCTTATTTAAAGACAATAGTTTGCTTTTATCCATTTcttgagagattttttttttgaaaaatgatttttttaagtagctgtttcaacgttcaaaacatctattaattaatatttataattcgGGGCAATTAGATCCATAGAAGAAATAATATGAGGTATCTGTACATTGACTTTTTTGTATGTATATCACTTTCGTTTGTATAATTTAATCTATcacttatcaaaataaattggtAAAGTAAGGTGGACTGCATGG
This genomic interval from Glycine max cultivar Williams 82 chromosome 5, Glycine_max_v4.0, whole genome shotgun sequence contains the following:
- the LOC100808453 gene encoding 3-oxoacyl-[acyl-carrier-protein] synthase I, chloroplastic-like isoform X1; the protein is MASIAGTCPLGALLRNISENNGKISVVHYEGLRLQQRLQMHSPSHYISASSSAPRCRTIKVMASPTVAAPKREKDPKKRVVITGMGLVSVFGSDIDGFYNKLLEGESGISLIDRFDASNFPVRFGGQIRDFSSEGYIDGKNDRRLDDCWRYCIVAGKRALDDANLGQQVLDTQMDKTRIGVLVGSGMGGITAFSTGVEALVQKGYKKITPFFIPYSITNMGSALLAIDTGLMGPNYSISTACATANYCFCSAANHIRKGEADIMVVGGTEAAIMPSGLGGFIACRALSHRNEGPKKASRPWDKDRDGFVMGEGSGVLVMESLESATKRGARIIAEYLGGAITCDDHHMTDPRADGLGVSSCISKSLEDAGVSPEEVNYVNAHATSTLAGDLAEVNAIKKVFKDTSELKMNATKSMIGHGLGAAGGLEAIATIKAITTGWLHPTINQDNLEASVTIDTVPNVKKKHEVNVGISNSFGFGGHNSVVVFAPFRP
- the LOC100808453 gene encoding 3-oxoacyl-[acyl-carrier-protein] synthase I, chloroplastic-like is translated as MASIAGTCPLGALLRNISENNGKISVVHYEGLRLQQRLQMHSPSHYISASSSAPRCRTIKVMASPTVAAPKREKDPKKRVVITGMGLVSVFGSDIDGFYNKLLEGESGISLIDRFDASNFPVRFGGQIRDFSSEGYIDGKNDRRLDDCWRYCIVAGKRALDDANLGQQVLDTMDKTRIGVLVGSGMGGITAFSTGVEALVQKGYKKITPFFIPYSITNMGSALLAIDTGLMGPNYSISTACATANYCFCSAANHIRKGEADIMVVGGTEAAIMPSGLGGFIACRALSHRNEGPKKASRPWDKDRDGFVMGEGSGVLVMESLESATKRGARIIAEYLGGAITCDDHHMTDPRADGLGVSSCISKSLEDAGVSPEEVNYVNAHATSTLAGDLAEVNAIKKVFKDTSELKMNATKSMIGHGLGAAGGLEAIATIKAITTGWLHPTINQDNLEASVTIDTVPNVKKKHEVNVGISNSFGFGGHNSVVVFAPFRP
- the LOC100808453 gene encoding 3-oxoacyl-[acyl-carrier-protein] synthase I, chloroplastic-like isoform X2, translated to MASPTVAAPKREKDPKKRVVITGMGLVSVFGSDIDGFYNKLLEGESGISLIDRFDASNFPVRFGGQIRDFSSEGYIDGKNDRRLDDCWRYCIVAGKRALDDANLGQQVLDTQMDKTRIGVLVGSGMGGITAFSTGVEALVQKGYKKITPFFIPYSITNMGSALLAIDTGLMGPNYSISTACATANYCFCSAANHIRKGEADIMVVGGTEAAIMPSGLGGFIACRALSHRNEGPKKASRPWDKDRDGFVMGEGSGVLVMESLESATKRGARIIAEYLGGAITCDDHHMTDPRADGLGVSSCISKSLEDAGVSPEEVNYVNAHATSTLAGDLAEVNAIKKVFKDTSELKMNATKSMIGHGLGAAGGLEAIATIKAITTGWLHPTINQDNLEASVTIDTVPNVKKKHEVNVGISNSFGFGGHNSVVVFAPFRP